In Hordeum vulgare subsp. vulgare unplaced genomic scaffold, MorexV3_pseudomolecules_assembly, whole genome shotgun sequence, a single window of DNA contains:
- the LOC123419581 gene encoding 30S ribosomal protein S18, chloroplastic, which produces MYTSKQPFLKSKQPFSKSKQTFNKSKQPFRKSKQTFRKFKQPFRKSKQPFRRRPRIGPGDRIDYRNMSLINRFISEQGKILSRRINRLTLKQQRLITLAIKQARILSFLPFRNYENEKQFQAQSISIITGSRPRKNRHIPQLTQKYNSNRNLRNYNQNLRNNNRNLSSDC; this is translated from the coding sequence ATGTATACATCTAAACAACCTTTTCTTAAATCTAAGCAACCCTTTAGTAAATCCAAGCAAACTTTTAATAAATCCAAGCAACCCTTTCGTAAATCCAAGCAAACTTTTCGTAAATTCAAACAACCTTTTCGTAAATCTAAACAACCTTTTCGTAGGCGTCCCCGGATTGGCCCGGGAGATCGAATTGATTATAGAAACATGAGTTTAATTAATAGATTTATTAGTGAACAAGGAAAAATATTATCGAGACGAATAAATAGATTAACCTTGAAACAACAACGATTAATTACTCTTGCTATAAAACAGGCTCGTATTTTATCTTTTTTACCGTTTCGTAACTATGAGAACGAAAAACAATTTCAAGCCCAGTCAATTTCAATAATTACAGGTTCTAGACCCAGAAAAAATAGACATATTCCTCAATTAACGCAAAAGTACAATTCCAATCGAAACTTAAGAAACTACAACCAaaatttaagaaacaacaaccggAACTTAAGTTCCGATTGTTGA
- the LOC123419585 gene encoding ribulose bisphosphate carboxylase large chain has protein sequence MSPQTETKAGVGFQAGVKDYKLTYYTPEYETKDTDILAAFRVSPQPGVPPEEAGAAVAAESSTGTWTTVWTDGLTSLDRYKGRCYHIEPVAGEDSQWICYVAYPLDLFEEGSVTNMFTSIVGNVFGFKALRALRLEDLRIPPTYSKTFQGPPHGIQVERDKLNKYGRPLLGCTIKPKLGLSAKNYGRACYECLRGGLDFTKDDENVNSQPFMRWRDRFVFCAEAIYKSQAETGEIKGHYLNATAGTCEEMIKRAVFARELGVPIVMHDYLTGGFTANTTLAHYCRDNGLLLHIHRAMHAVIDRQKNHGMHFRVLAKALRMSGGDHIHSGTVVGKLEGEREMTLGFVDLLRDDFIEKDRARGIFFTQDWVSMPGVIPVASGGIHVWHMPALTEIFGDDSVLQFGGGTLGHPWGNAPGAAANRVALEACVQARNEGRDLAREGNEIIRAACKWSPELAAACEVWKAIKFEFEPVDTIDKKV, from the coding sequence ATGTCACcacaaacagaaactaaagcAGGTGTTGGATTTCAAGCTGGTGTTAAAGATTATAAATTGACTTACTACACCCCAGAGTATGAAACTAAGGATACTGATATCTTGGCAGCATTCCGAGTAAGTCCTCAGCCTGGGGTTCCGCCCGAAGAAGCAGGGGCTGCAGTAGCTGCCGAATCTTCTACTGGTACATGGACAACTGTTTGGACTGATGGACTTACCAGTCTTGATCGTTACAAAGGACGATGCTATCACATCGAGCCTGTTGCTGGGGAAGACAGCCAATGGATCTGTTATGTAGCTTATCCATTAGACCTATTTGAGGAGGGTTCCGTTACTAACATGTTTACTTCCATTGTGGGTAACGTATTTGGGTTCAAAGCCCTACGTGCTCTACGTTTGGAGGATCTACGAATTCCCCCTACTTATTCAAAAACTTTCCAAGGCCCGCCTCATGGTATCCAAGTTGAAAGAGATAAGTTGAACAAGTATGGCCGTCCTTTATTGGGATGTACTATTAAACCAAAATTGGGATTATCCGCAAAAAATTATGGTAGAGCGTGTTATGAGTGTCTACGTGGTGGACTTGATTTTACCAAAGATGATGAAAACGTAAACTCACAACCATTTATGCGCTGGAGAGACCGTTTTGTCTTTTGTGCCGAAGCTATTTATAAATCACAGGCCGAAACCGGTGAAATCAAGGGGCATTACTTGAATGCGACTGCGGGTACATGTGAAGAAATGATTAAGAGAGCTGTATTTGCGAGAGAATTAGGGGTTCCTATTGTAATGCATGACTACTTAACCGGGGGATTCACCGCAAATACTACTTTGGCTCACTATTGCCGCGACAATGGCTTACTTCTTCACATTCACCGTGCAATGCATGCAGTTATTGATAGACAGAAAAATCATGGTATGCATTTCCGTGTATTAGCTAAAGCATTGCGTATGTCTGGGGGAGATCATATCCACTCCGGTACAGTAGTAGGTAAGTTAGAAGGGGAACGCGAAATGACTTTAGGTTTTGTTGATTTATTGCGCGATGATTTTATTGAAAAAGATCGTGCTCGCGGTATCTTTTTCACTCAGGACTGGGTATCCATGCCAGGTGTTATACCGGTAGCTTCAGGTGGTATTCATGTTTGGCATATGCCAGCTCTGACCGAAATCTTTGGGGACGATTCTGTATTACAATTTGGTGGAGGAACTTTAGGACATCCTTGGGGGAATGCACCTGGTGCAGCAGCTAATCGAGTGGCTTTAGAAGCTTGTGTACAAGCTCGTAACGAAGGGCGTGATCTTGCTCGCGAAGGTAATGAAATTATCCGAGCAGCTTGCAAATGGAGTCCTGAACTAGCCGCAGCTTGTGAAGTATGGAAGGCGATCAAATTCGAGTTCGAGCCGGTAGATACTATCGATAAGAAGGTCTAA
- the LOC123419584 gene encoding ATP synthase subunit beta, chloroplastic, which produces MRTNPTTSRPGVSTSEEKSTGRIDQIIGPVLDVTFPPGKLPYIYNALVVQSRDTADKQINVTCEVQQLLGNNRVRAVAMSATDGLMRGMEVIDTGAPLSVPVGGATLGRIFNVLGEPVDNLGPVDSSATFPIHRSAPAFIELDTKLSIFETGIKVVDLLAPYRRGGKIGLFGGAGVGKTVLIMELINNIAKAHGGVSVFGGVGERTREGNDLYMEMKESGVINEKNIEESKVALVYGQMNEPPGARMRVGLTALTMAEYFRDVNKQDVLLFIDNIFRFVQAGSEVSALLGRMPSAVGYQPTLSTEMGSLQERIASTKKGSITSIQAVYVPADDLTDPAPATTFAHLDATTVLSRGLASKGIYPAVDPLDSTSTMLQPRIVGNEHYETAQRVKETLQRYKELQDIIAILGLDELSEEDRLTVARARKIERFLSQPFFVAEVFTGSPGKYVALAETIRGFQLILSGELDGLPEQAFYLVGNIDEASTKAITLEEENKSQK; this is translated from the coding sequence ATGAGAACCAATCCTACTACTTCTCGTCCCGGGGTTTCCACAAGTGAAGAAAAAAGTACAGGtcgtatcgatcaaattattggaCCCGTGCTGGATGTCACTTTTCCCCCGGGCAAGTTACCTTATATTTATAACGCTTTAGTAGTCCAGAGTAGAGACACTGCCGATAAGCAAATTAATGTGACTTGTGAGGTACAACAATTATTAGGAAATAATCGAGTTAGAGCTGTAGCTATGAGTGCTACGGACGGGTTGATGAGAGGAATGGAAGTGATTGACACGGGAGCTCCTCTCAGTGTTCCGGTCGGTGGAGCTACTCTCGGACGAATTTTCAACGTTCTTGGGGAGCCTGTTGACAATTTGGGTCCTGTAGATAGTAGTGCAACGTTCCCTATTCATAGATCTGCGCCTGCCTTTATCGAGTTAGATACGAAATTATCCATCTTTGAAACAGGTATTAAGGTCGTCGATCTTTTAGCTCCTTATCGACGTGGAGGAAAAATAGGACTATTTGGGGGGGCTGGAGTAGGTAAAACAGTACTGATCATGGAATTAATCAATAACATTGCTAAAGCTCATGGGGGCGTATCCGTATTCGGTGGAGTAGGGGAACGGACTCGTGAAGGAAATGATCTTTATATGGAAATGAAGGAATCCGGAGTAATTAATGAAAAAAATATTGAAGAATCAAAGGTAGCTCTAGTCTATGGCCAAATGAATGAACCACCGGGAGCTCGTATGAGAGTTGGTTTAACTGCCCTAACTATGGCAGAATATTTCCGAGATGTTAATAAGCAAGACGTGCTTTTATTTATCGATAATATCTTTCGTTTTGTTCAAGCAGGATCAGAGGTATCCGCTTTATTAGGGAGAATGCCCTCCGCAGTGGGTTATCAACCTACTCTTAGTACAGAAATGGGTTCTTTGCAAGAAAGAATTGCTTCTACTAAAAAGGGATCTATAACTTCGATTCAAGCAGTTTATGTACCTGCGGACGATTTGACCGACCCTGcccctgccacaacatttgcacaTTTGGATGCTACTACCGTACTTTCCAGAGGATTAGCTTCCAAGGGTATTTATCCAGCAGTAGATCCTTTAGATTCAACATCAACTATGTTACAGCCTCGGATCGTTGGCAACGAACATTATGAAACTGCGCAAAGAGTTAAGGAAACTTTACAACGTTACAAAGAACTTCAGGACATTATCGCAATTCTTGGCTTGGATGAATTATCGGAAGAGGATCGTTTAACTGTAGCAAGAGCAAGAAAAATTGAGCGTTTCTTATCACAACCGTTCTTTGTGGCAGAAGTTTTTACTGGTTCTCCAGGAAAGTATGTTGCTCTTGCGGAAACTATTAGGGGATTTCAACTAATCCTTTCCGGAGAATTAGACGGCCTACCTGAACAGGCTTTTTATTTGGTGGGTAACATCGATGAAGCTAGCACGAAAGCTATAACcttagaagaggagaacaaatcgcAGAAATGA
- the LOC123419586 gene encoding photosystem I assembly protein Ycf3, whose translation MPRSRVNGNFIDKTFSIIANILLRIIPTTSGEKKAFTYYRDGMLAQSEGNYAEALQNYYEATRLEIDPYDRSYILYNIGLIHTSNGEHTKALEYYFRALERNPFLPQAFNNMAVICHYRGEQAILEGDSEIAEAWFDQAAEYWKQAIALTPGNYIEAQNWLKITKRFEFE comes from the exons ATGCCTAGATCCCGTGTAAATGGAAATTTCATTGATAAGACCTTCTCAATTATAGCCAATATTTTATTGCGAATAATTCCGACAACCTCAGGAGAAAAAAAGGCATTTACTTATTATAGAGATG GGATGTTGGCTCAATCCGAAGGAAATTATGCGGAAGCTTTGCAAAATTATTATGAAGCTACGCGACTAGAAATCGATCCCTATGATCGAAGTTATATACTCTATAACATAGGCCTTATACACACAAGCAATGGAGAGCATACAAAGGCTTTGGAATATTATTTCCGGGCACTAGAACGAAACCCCTTCTTACCGCAAGCTTTTAATAATATGGCCGTGATCTGTCATT ACCGAGGAGAACAGGCCATTCTAGAGGGTGATTCGGAAATTGCGGAAGCTTGGTTTGATCAAGCTGCTGAATATTGGAAACAAGCTATAGCGCTTACTCCGGGAAATTATATTGAAGCACAAAACTGGTTGAAGATTACGAAGCGCTTTGAATTTGAATAA